In the genome of Dermacentor andersoni chromosome 3, qqDerAnde1_hic_scaffold, whole genome shotgun sequence, one region contains:
- the LOC129388271 gene encoding putative nuclease HARBI1: MAFFSAVPFRVACAAAAVAQRRRPEVDDAFEELTEEEFRQYFRLSKRTVRSLCDELDPIIGCQRASGLSTERKVLCALRFFGTGSFQRSVGREEHVGMAQSAVSSTIHEVTEAIISVSARRKLVDFPLTPAAKDEAKAAFARRGAIPGVLACVDGTLIAIMKPEGLSPADTASFMSRKGYYALNVMVVCNAELRILVVDPRFPGSCHDSWVWQRNPLRARLAAQLQPGEYLLGDSGYPLEPWLLVPVPGSHAGTSSEGHYNQEHASMRNVVERCIGVLKSKFRCLQRFRTLLYSPDRAARIIYACVALHNIALDAGDWTLEDYGGEVPPAEEPEEPGDIQVLAPQDVFLRGRQQRSAVVNLF, from the exons ATGGCGTTTTTCTCTGCCGTGCCTTTTCGTGTCGCCTGTGCGGCTGCTGCAGTCGCGCAGAGACGACGACCCGAGGTAGATGATGCATTTGAAGAGTTGACGGAAGAAGAGTTCCGGCAGTATTTTCGTCTGTCCAAACGAACAGTGCGTAGCTTGTGCGACGAGCTTGACCCTATCATTGGATGCCAGCGAGCCAGTGGCCTTTCTACAGAAAGGAAGGTGTTGTGCGCGCTGCGATTCTTCGGCACCGGAAGCTTCCAGAGGAGCGTTGGTCGCGAGGAACACGTAGGCATGGCACAGTCGGCCGTGAGCAGCACCATTCACGAGGTGAcggaggccatcatttccgtGTCTGCCCGGCGAAAGTTGGTGGACTTTCCATTGACACCGGCTGCCAAGGATGAGGCAAAGGCGGCGTTTgcgcgacgcggcgccattccAGGCGTGCTAGCGTGCGTCGATGGCACATTGATCGCCATTATGAAGCCAGAAGGACTCAGCCCGGCTGACACGGCGAGCTTCATGTCGAGAAAGGGTtattacgccctgaacgtcatgGTC GTTTGCAACGCggaacttcgcattcttgttgTGGACCCCCGGTTCCCTGGTTCGTGCCACGACTCTTGGGTGTGGCAGCGTAACCCACTGCGTGCACGCCTAGCCGCACAACTGCAGCCTGGCGAGTATCTGCTTG GAGACTCAGGATATCCTCTCGAGCCATGGCTGCTTGTTCCAGTACCTGGCAGCCATGCCGGCACCAGCTCTGAAGGCCACTACAACCAGGAGCACGCATCCAtgcgcaatgttgtggagagatgcatcggggtgttgaaaagcaagttccgctgcttgcagcgcTTTCGGACACTGCTGTACAGCCCCGATAGAGCAGCGCGAATCATTTATGCATGCGTTGCTCTCCATAACATTGCCTTGGACGCGGGCGACTGGACattggaggattatggtggggaAGTGCCACCAGCTGAGGAGCCAGAGGAGCCAGGAGACATCCAGGTGCTGGCACCACAAGACGTGTTCCTCAGAGGAAGGCAGCAGCGCAGCGCAGTTGTCAACCTTTTCTGA